The following proteins come from a genomic window of Falco cherrug isolate bFalChe1 chromosome Z, bFalChe1.pri, whole genome shotgun sequence:
- the LOC102056498 gene encoding fructose-1,6-bisphosphatase 1, translating to MTDRSAFDTNVITMTRFVMEEGRRAKGTGEFTQLLNSLCTAIKAISTAVRKAGIANLYGIAGSTNVTGDQVKKMDILSNDLVINMLKSSFSTCVIVSEENKDAVIVETEKRGKYIVCIDPLDGSSNIDCLVSIGTIFAIYRKVSPDEPSGKDALQPGRNLVAAGYAVYGSATMLVLATSAGGVNCFMLDPAIGEFILVDRDVKIKKKGNIYSLNEGYAKYFDPAVTEYLKKKKFPEDGSSPYGGRYIGSMVADVHRTLVYGGIFLYPANSKSPKGKLRLLYECNPMAFIIEKAGGIATTGHQAILDIVPEDIHQRVPIVLGSHDDVKEYLEIVKKHSAK from the exons ATGACGGACCGTTCCGCCTTCGACACCAATGTCATCACCATGACCCGCTTCGTGATGGAGGAAGGCAGGCGGGCGAAAGGCACCGGGGAGTTCACACAGCTCCTCAACTCTCTCTGCACAGCCATCAAAGCCATCTCCACCGCCGTCCGCAAAGCGGGCATCGCCAACCT CTATGGAATTGCTGGGTCTACCAACGTGACAGGAGATCAAGTAAAGAAGATGGACATCCTTTCCAATGACCTGGTGATTAACATGCTCAAGTCATCCTTCAGTACGTGTGTTATTgtgtcagaagaaaacaaagatgctGTGATAGTGGAAACTGAAAAACGG GGTAAATACATAGTCTGCATAGACCCTCTAGATGGCTCATCGAACATTGACTGTCTTGTTTCCATTGGGACCATCTTTGCCATCTATAGAAAG GTGTCCCCTGATGAACCATCTGGGAAGGATGCTTTACAACCTGGGCGTAATCTTGTGGCAGCTGGTTATGCTGTCTATGGGAGTGCCACAATGCTGGTACTGGCCACTTCTGCTGGAGGTGTCAACTGTTTCATGCTGGATCCG GCAATTGGAGAATTCATTTTGGTGGATAGGGATGTGAAAAtcaaaaagaagggaaatatCTACAGTCTCAATGAAGGCTATGCTAAATACTTTGATCCTGCAGTCACAGAGTATCTCAAGAAGAAGAAGTTCCCTGAG GATGGCAGTTCACCATATGGTGGGAGGTACATAGGATCTATGGTGGCTGATGTGCATCGCACGCTGGTGTATGGAGGAATTTTTCTGTATCCTGCTAACTCAAAAAGTCCCAAAGGAAAG CTGAGACTGCTTTACGAATGCAATCCTATGGCTTTTATTATTGAGAAGGCCGGGGGAATAGCAACAACTGGTCATCAAGCAATACTAGATATAGTGCCTGAGGATATCCACCAAAGAGTGCCTATTGTCTTGGGATCTCATGATGATGTGAAGGAATACCTTGAGATAGTCAAGAAGCATTCAGCTAAGTAA